ACCGCCGCGGCTTCGACGCCGTGGCCGACCACGTCGCCGACGACGAGCACCAGCCGGTCCCCGAGCGGTATCGCGTCAAACCAGTCGCCGCCGGCCGCGGTGTCTTCGGTGGCGACGAGGTACTGCGCGGTGATGTCGGCGCCGGGAACCACGGGCACGGACGAGGCCAGCAGCGCTTGCTGCATGACGATGGCGGAATCGCGGACGTTGCGATAGCGCTCGGAGAGTTCCTCGATGCGGGCCTCGGTGGCCAACCGCGCCTGCACGCGATCCGTGACGTCGTCGAAGATGATCTGTACGCCCTCGATCGCTCCGCCCTTGCGGCGGCGTGGCGTCACGAGGAAGTCGAAGTAGCGTTCCTCGACTCCGGTTCCTTCGAAGTCGGCCTGCAGCCGCCACTCGACCCCGGATTGCCGCTCGCCCGTCTCATAGACCCGGTCGAGCATCTGGAAGATTTGCTGGCTCTCCAGCTCGGGATAGACCTCACGCGCCAGCATTCCCACCGGGTTGAGCACCGGATTCAGGGCGCGGTAGGCGGCGTTGGCCGCGACAAAGCGATGTTCCGGCCCTTCCAGACCGATCAGCATCGCCGGGACCTTTTCGAAGATGCGACGCACGTCATCAGCCGCACCGACAATCTTGTCCCAGTCCTTTTCGGCCACCATATGGCCGTCCCTCCTGAGCCTCCCTGCGGGCCGTTATGGACCGAGAAATCCAACAATGCGTGGTGTTCTATTCGACACACGCAAGTAATTAGATTAGCAATTGCTGGGGGGTGCCTCACGCATCAGTTTGCTAACGGGCGGTGACCTCGATTACCCGCTCTCAGGCCACCGACGTGGCCAGCGCGGTGTCGATGGTCGGATGCAGGGGCAATACGCCGCCGAGATTGCACGCCTGGATGACCCGGGCAACGCTGGGATCGCAGCTGACCAGCCGTAATGCGAGGCCGCGAGCACGGCATCGTTGCGATTCGGCGGCCAGGACCGCGAACGCGCAGCACCCCATGAAATCAAGGCCGCTGATGTCGACGATGAAGGGGCCCGGTGCCGCGGCGACCGCGGCCGCCTCCTCGACCAGCCCCCGCCAGGTGTGCTCGTTGGAGGCGTCGACCTCGCCGCCCGCGCGGATGATCACGACCGCGCCGCTGCGTTGGGTTGCCGCCCGCAGCGTGCTGCCTGGATCGCCCAGCTCGGAAACCAACCGGGGGCTTAGCGTCACTCTGGTCACTGATGACTCGACCGGAGCCAGATTCATCGTGCGCTCCTTACCCGGCCACATCGTCGGGACCGTCCTGGACGCCGGTGCACGGCATCCGTGTTCGGAGGGAAGATTCTTTTCTATAGCAAGGTCGAAGGCCGCGTCTATAGTCCCGCTTTTGACCAGGACACACAAAAGAGCCCACCTCCGAGAGACAACCTGGACGGGACGTCGCTCGGAGGCGGGCGCTACAAGGTAGCGGGATCAGGCCCGGATCAGGCCGAGACGGGCTTCTTGGCCGGCTGGGAGACCTTCATCAGCTCCATCAGGTTGCCGCCCATGATCTTCGCCTTGTCCTCGTCGCTGAAGGCGGCGAGCTCGTCGACGAAAGTGATCGGGTCTTTCAGGCCCTCGGGGTGCGGCCAGTCCGATCCGAAGACCACCCGGTCGGTGCCGACCATGTTGACGATCTCGGCGAACCGGTCCTCCCAGAACGGGCTGACGTAGACGCACCGCTTGAACGTCTCGATCGGGTCCTCGGCGAATGCCTGCGGCATCTTCTTGTAGACGCCCTTAAGGCCCCTGAACAGGGTCGGCACCCAGTCGGCGCCGTTCTCGATGGACAGGATTCGCAGGTCGGGGTTGCGCGTCAGGGCGCCGTGGCAGATCAGGGCGCCGAACGCGTCCTCGATCGGCCGGTGGCCCATCGCCAGGCTGCGGAAGGCGGTCGGCTTGAACGGCAGGAACTCGTCGCCGGGCTCCCAGATGTTGAGCAGCTCGGAGTAGCCGCTGTCGGAGGCGTGCATCGAGACCGGGATCTCGGCGCGCACGCAGGCCTGCCAGAAGGGATCGAACTCTTCCAGACCGAACGACCGGCTGCCGCGGTAGCCGGGCACCGGCGCCGGGCGGACAAGA
The Mycobacterium sp. 050128 genome window above contains:
- a CDS encoding anti-sigma factor antagonist (This anti-anti-sigma factor, or anti-sigma factor antagonist, belongs to a family that includes characterized members SpoIIAA, RsbV, RsfA, and RsfB.), which codes for MNLAPVESSVTRVTLSPRLVSELGDPGSTLRAATQRSGAVVIIRAGGEVDASNEHTWRGLVEEAAAVAAAPGPFIVDISGLDFMGCCAFAVLAAESQRCRARGLALRLVSCDPSVARVIQACNLGGVLPLHPTIDTALATSVA
- a CDS encoding amidohydrolase family protein, which translates into the protein MPSRELPFPVFDADNHMYEPQEALTKFLPEKRKNVIDYVQVRGRTKIVVRGHISDYIPNPTFEVVARPGAQEDYFRNGSQGKSYREILGEPMKAIPAFREPGARLEVMDELGIDYALMFPTLASLVEERMKDDPEMTHDVIHALNEWMHEQWSFNYKDRIFATPVITLPIVDRALEELEWCLERGARTVLVRPAPVPGYRGSRSFGLEEFDPFWQACVRAEIPVSMHASDSGYSELLNIWEPGDEFLPFKPTAFRSLAMGHRPIEDAFGALICHGALTRNPDLRILSIENGADWVPTLFRGLKGVYKKMPQAFAEDPIETFKRCVYVSPFWEDRFAEIVNMVGTDRVVFGSDWPHPEGLKDPITFVDELAAFSDEDKAKIMGGNLMELMKVSQPAKKPVSA